Below is a genomic region from Actinomadura sp. NAK00032.
TGTACTTGGCAAGCAGCCCAACAGCTGTGCGCACTTTTTGTGGGGAGTCTATCCGAAAGAACAGTGAACAAGGAATTTTTTCGGGAGCAAAGAATGCCATTATGTGAAGTAGTTCTTCAGCCAGGGGATAGCCGCTGATTCTCTCCAGATTGGCCTGTAGGACTCTGGCGACTGTGTGTGCCGAGTCGTCCGATGCCGAGTAGTCGTTGAGAACATCGAGCGGAGCGACCCTCAAGTTCTCAAGATAGTGGCGCGGTTTGGCTCGGGTCTGCGCGATATTGGCTGCCGCGAGTTCGATGGCGAGTGGAAGATTGCCTAGCTCATCGCACACCACGGCAGCGTCGGCCAGGTCCTCGCTGTTCAAGGATGACCGGCCAACGATCGTGACCAACAGTTCCAGCGCGGTGCCGGGGTCTAGAACGTCGAGTTCTATCACGGAGCCGATGTGGTGCCACCCTGTGGCCTGTTGACTAGTGATGACGAATCGTCCTCGGGGCAGCCGGCTGAGCAGAGTGCGCACATCCCTAGCGGATGAGGCGTTGTCCAGAATTAGTAGCCAATCGTCATGACTTTGAAGCCAGCCCCGCGCCCACTCCGCAGCGACTTCGCTTGGCTGATCGACCATTGCCGGATCGATGCAACTCGCCAGGCGAGATAGTCCGTAATCGATCTGACTGGCGTCTTCGGCAGAAAGCTCCCAAATGGGATTGTAGATACTCCGGTATCCGAATGCCGTCTGAGTGGCCAAGGACGTCTTCCCAACGCCGCCGCATCCGGTTATCACAGCGACCGAGCCAGGGGGTCCGTCAAGTATTCCCTTCAAGCGTTCCTGCTCGTTAACTCGCCCTTGGAAGACTCGGCTAATGCCCTTGTTTGACCCGCACATATTCGGGGGAGCGGGCACCGCTGCTGGCGGCTTCAGTGCGCCTTGCGCAAGAGTGATCTGGGAGATCGAGACATTATCCCCGGTAGACACGATACCGGTGTTGTTTCCGATGAAGACGGATCGTTCGAAATTCTGATCCACACCCACCTCTAGATGGTCGTGTTGTCTCTGTGGAGACGACTTCGCCGCTGTGTGCCGACTACGGGATCCGCACCTGTTGCCCGGGCCGTTGCGCGATCCAGTTAGAAGTTCTCTAGCATCCGATCGTAGTCCTGGCCACCCCAGATAAGTTTGCATCGGACGGCTCATCTTGGCTATCGGCAGACCAGCGCGGCCCGTCCTCCAGCCCATGGTTCGACAGCCGGAGGCCATACGGCTGGCTAGGAGCCCGCTTGAACCTTGAGGAGAACCGGCTGCCCGATCGGGAGCGGGACGTGTCCTTGATCGCAGCACGCATCTGAACCCATCACCCTCCGGATCATCCGTTCTCAGAAGGGATGGGGTGCGGGCTCTGCGCCGTGCAGGGATGTTCGTGGCAAGAGGCGCTCGGCGAGGGTCTGGGCATCGGCGAGCAGGGTGGCTGGCGGCTTGTCCAGGTCGAGGGTGTGCTGGTGGATGGTGATGCCGGTCTTCCGGACACGGTGGGTGGCGTGCGGGGCGTTGCCTTTCGCGTAGATGAGGTGCCCGTCCGGGAGGTGGAGGGCGGTGCAGTAGGCGAGCATCTGGTATAGATCTGCGTCGGGAAAGCCGTCGGGTCTTTCGGACTTGTACTTGGCGTCGGCCACGGCGTGCGGGGTGCCGTCATCGGTGCAGTGGACGAAGTCGGGCACGATCCGGATCGCATGGCCCTCGTCCAGGTAGTGGGATGCCTGGAGCACGCTGTAGCCGCCTCCCGCTTTGAGCGCCTCGCGTAGGGCGACCGTGACGAAATCCTCGAAGACGCGTGCCATGTCGAGCAGGAAGCCGCTGACGGTGATGTCTCCGGCCCGGTGCTCTACGGAGATGCCCTGCAGAACGAGTTCGGCGAGACGCACCGCGGGCTGATATCGGACGTTCAAGCGCGTGGGGCGCCACACCGGCGGTTCATGGCCCCGCCCGATCGGGGTGACGTCGGCCAGCCGGACACGCAGCCTCAGCAGCCGGCCGCGCAGATCCCTCGAAACACCCGGCAGGCGGAGGAGGCGGTCGGTGGCGGTTCGCACGAGCCGATTCTCGGCGATGTCGGTTGTGTACTCGTCGTGGACGAGTTCGAGGGCGGGGAATTCGCCGTGATGCCGCCGGAGTTGGTCGGCCTCTCGCAGTCGCCCGCGCATGACCAGAGAGGTCTCCTCGGTGGTGCGATACCCCTGAAGCAGCCCTTGGCGGAGGGCCCGGTCAGCCTGCTGCTCAAAGAGATGTGCGAGTGCCGGGAGGAGTTCGGGTTCCGCGTCGAGGGACACCTCCTCGTCGCGCCAGCCCTTGGCGTCGAGCGCGTAGCCGAGCAAGAAGAGCAAACGGCGGATCGGCACTTTCGGAGTGACCCGGATGGTGAGGGTCTCGCCGCCGGGTGTAGTCACAGCCGCGACTCCGACCTTGCCTGCGGCCTTCAGCCGCCACCGTCCCGGGGCGTCTGGATCCGGCGCGGCTTCAACCACGCGGGAGGCAGCCACGGCCCGGCCGAGTGCTTCGGACAGGGGCAGCGACAACGCCGCCCCATGCTCGGTGAGAGCGATGTCCGTCATGCCTGTGGCGGAGTGATCGACTCGCGCAGGGATGTTAGGCCGTATCGCTGCTCGACCCTCACATCCTCCCCGTAGTGGTACTCCTCCAGCAGCGGAAGGATCTTGGTGCGCCAGGTGCGCTCAAGGCCCCCCTCTCGATAGACGCCCGGCTTCATCAGGTAGGACGGCCCGATCTGGAAATCGGGGTCGGGAATCCGGCGGTTCAGCTCGTCCAGCAGGTCGGCCGGCTCGGTGTCGCGCTCCTTGGTGGCGAGCCAGCGGCGCAGCACCCCCTTGGTCGGTTCGGTGCGCGGGGACAGTTCGACGAAGGCGAAGCGGCGGCGCATCGCGGCGTCCACGAGTGCGATGGACCGGTCGGCGGTGTTCATGGTGCCGATGACGAACAGGTTGGGCGGCAGGGCGAAGTCGTCGTTGGAGTACGTCAGCCGCACCGACCGGTTGCGGTACTCAAGCAGGAAGTAGAGCTCGCCGAACACCTTTGCCAGGTTGGCTCTGTTCATCTCATCGATGATGAGGAAATGGGGAACGTGCCGGTTGCCCTCGCTGGAGGCGAGATCGGCGAGCTCGCGCAGCG
It encodes:
- a CDS encoding McrC family protein, whose protein sequence is MTDIALTEHGAALSLPLSEALGRAVAASRVVEAAPDPDAPGRWRLKAAGKVGVAAVTTPGGETLTIRVTPKVPIRRLLFLLGYALDAKGWRDEEVSLDAEPELLPALAHLFEQQADRALRQGLLQGYRTTEETSLVMRGRLREADQLRRHHGEFPALELVHDEYTTDIAENRLVRTATDRLLRLPGVSRDLRGRLLRLRVRLADVTPIGRGHEPPVWRPTRLNVRYQPAVRLAELVLQGISVEHRAGDITVSGFLLDMARVFEDFVTVALREALKAGGGYSVLQASHYLDEGHAIRIVPDFVHCTDDGTPHAVADAKYKSERPDGFPDADLYQMLAYCTALHLPDGHLIYAKGNAPHATHRVRKTGITIHQHTLDLDKPPATLLADAQTLAERLLPRTSLHGAEPAPHPF